The sequence below is a genomic window from Leptotrichia sp. oral taxon 215 str. W9775.
TTATTGGAATTCCATATCCTGTTCTTAAATCCACTATATTTCCTTGTTTCTGATTTATAGATGTATTTAAAGGTATTATTAGTTTTATTTCTTTAAATGATTCATTCTTATTTAGAGGTCTTTTTAATATATCCTTTACAGCTTCTTTTACTCCATCTTTGTACTTCTCATTTGTTATTGCTCCTGAACCATTTTTTTTACTTCTTTCTGACATTTCAGTTGACTCTTTTATATCATCCACAACCTGATTGAAATAATAGCATGAACTTAACATCAGTAGCATTATTACTATCGTCATTAGTCTTCTCATCATCTTAATCCAACTCCGTTTCTTTATTTTACTCTTTATTTTATTTTAATTATACCTTGTTTTAATAATATATGCCATTTGTTTTTCCTTTGGCAAAAATCATATATCATAAAAAAGGTTATCTTATGGGATAAAAAAAGCCGACAACCTTAAAAAGCTTATTCAACTTAGAATCTCTTAAGGTTATCGAACTTTTTACACCCCACTCTTAACAAAGAGTCTATATTCTAAAAAACAGGGAGAACCTAACATATGCTTTTATTCTTCCCTGTTATATCAATAAATATTATTTCTTACGTTTTCCCTTTCCTCTCATCATTCCTCCACCAAGTCCAGGAATTGCTCCACTGTTGAACATTTTCATCATCTGTTTCATCTGTTCAAACTGTTTGATAAGTTTATTTACGTCCGTTACCTGAACTCCGCTTCCTTTAGCTATTCTTGCCTTACGGCTTCCACTTTTCAGAAGTTTCGGATCCCTTCTTTCCTGTACTGTCATCGAAAAGATTATCGCTTCCACTCTTTTCATTTCCTTTTCTGCCATTGCCATATCTATTGCACTTGTATCCACTCCGGGTATCATTTTCATAATTCCTGCAATGGAGCCCATTTTTCTTATCATTTTAAACTGTTTCAGAAAATCTTCAAAATCAAACTGATTTTTTCTGAATTTTTCTTCCATTTTCTTGGCTTCTTTTTCATCAATTGCTTCCTGAGCCTTTTCAACAAGTGAAACAACATCTCCCATTCCAAGTATTCTCGATGCAAGCCTGTCAGGATGGAAAGGTGCTATATCATCCAGTTTTTCCCCTTCACTGATAAACTTTATAGGCTTTCCTGCCACTTCCTTTACTGAAAGGGCGGCTCCTCCACGTGTATCTCCGTCCAGCTTTGTCAGAACTACTCCTGTGATGTCAAGCTGCTCATTGAAGGTCTTAGCCACATTTACTGCATCCTGTCCTGTCATTCCGTCTACTACAAGCAGTATTTCATGTGGTTTAAAATTATCTTTTATTCCCTGCAGTTCACCCATAAGCTGTTCATCTATGTGCAGACGTCCTGCAGTATCTATTATTACATATGTTGCATGTATTTTCCCTGCTTCTTCCAGCCCTTTTCTGCATATTTCATTTACATCTGTACTTTCATCAATTGTAAATGATGCAACCTTTACCTGCTCTGCCAATACTTTCAGCTGTTTCTTCGCTGCAGGTCTGTATACATCAGCTCCAATAAGTAGTGGAGTTTCACCTTTTGAACGGAGATGCTTAGCCAGTTTTCCAGCAAAAGTAGTCTTTCCTGCCCCCTGTAATCCTGAAAGCATTATAATAGTAGGGTTTTTAGGAGATTTTGCTATCTGTACATTTGTTCCACCAAGAACTTCCACAAGCTCATCATGCACTATTTTTACAAACTGCTGAGTAGGATTTACTCCTGATATTACTTCTTCCCCTAAAGCCTTTTCCCTTATTTTTGAAACAAAATTTTTCGCTACACCATAGTTTACATCCGCTTCAAGAAGTGCAAGCCTTACTTCCCTCAAGGCATCCTTCATATTTGCTTCCGTTAACTTTCCCTGTCCGCTTACCTTTTTAAATATATCTTTAAACCTGTCACCTAAATTATTAAACATTAAAACACCTCATTATAATCAAAATCTTCTATTATTTTTTCTAAATTTTCCTTTGTAAAATTCTCCTTCAAATTTTCAAGTTTTTTCTTTAATTCCTTTTCCTTTTCAAATATTTTAAGCTTCCGCTCATATTCATCAAGCTGTCTGAATCCTCTTTTTATATTGTCAAATACTGCCTGTCTGGTAATTCCATACTCTTCCGAAATCTCGCTCAGAGACCTGTCCTCTTCGAGATAAAGTTCAAGATACTGTTTCTGCTTTTTGGAAAATAGTTCCCCATAATACAGAAAAAGTGTCGAATATCGTAAAAAATCATCTAATTTATCCATAATCTTTATTATATAGTTATTTCTGCATATTGTCAATTTTATCCTACAACATGGAAACAGGATCTACATCTACGCTTATTCTTATCTTTTTTTCCTTGTATTCATTCATTGCTTTTCTTATTACATTTTTTACCTTTGTAATATTCTCCCTGTTAAATTTTATAAATATCTGGTATCTGTATCTTCCGTTTATTTTATAAATCGGAGCCTTAAATGGCTCTGACACAAATTCATTTCCACCGGGATTTGTTCCAATGTTCAGGCCTGCCATAAGAATATTGTAGAATTTTTTTGCCTTTTTTTCCAGTTCTTCCTCTTCTTCTGAAGACACAACTATAATTATGAGTCTTCCGAAAGGCGGATAATTCAATATTTTCCTTAACTCCATTTCCTTCCTGTAATATCCTTCATAATTTCCCGTAACTGTATTCTGTATGACTTCATTTTCCTCATTAAATGTCTGGATTATCACTTTTCCATCCTTACTGCCACGTCCTGCCCTTCCTGATGACTGGGTCAGCAGCTGGAAAGTCTTTTCTCCTGCCCGGAAATCCGGAAAATTAAGTATTATATCAGAATTGATAATCCCCACAAGCGTAACATCAGGAAAATGAAATCCCTTCGCAATAATCTGTGTTCCAAGCATTATATCATATTTGTGATTTTTAAAGTCATTGTATATATCTTCATAATCCTTTTTTGTCTTCACTGTTTCAGAGTCCACCCTTACAGTCCTGCTTTCAGGAAAATATGACTTAATTTCTTCCTCTATCTTTTCTGTTCCTGTCCCAATCTGCATGACTTTTTCACTGCCACACGCATCGCACTTCCCATTAAAATACTTTTCATAGCCACAGTAGTTACATTTCAGCTTATTTTCGTATTTATAATAGCTTAAAGATATGCTACAGTTAGGACATACAGGAATATGCCCGCAGTCCTTGCACTTCAGAAGATTTGCAAATGCCTTCCTGTTTAAGATAAGTATTACCTGTTCTTTTCTTCCCAGTGCCCCTGACATTTCCTTCAGCAGTTCCTCTGAGAAATTTTCAGGTGTATTGTTTAAATCAACTATTTCATACGTAGGCATTTTTGCATTGTTAAACCTTTCCTTCAGTTCCACAAGCTCAATGTCATTTTTCTCAGCCTGATAATATGATTCAAAAGAAGGTGTCGCCGACCCAAAAATCACCTTTACATCTCCTTCAATCAAGGCCCTTTTTATTGCCACATTTTTTGTATGATATCTAGGATTGTTATCCTGTTTATATGTATTTTCATGTTCTTCATCTATTATTATATATTTCAGGTTCTGCACAGGAGCAAATATCGCCGATCTGGCTCCAATAACTATCTTTTTCTCCCCCGTCCTTATGTAAGTCCATTCCTTTCTCTTTTCTGCATCAGTCAGCTTGCTGTGAAGTATAGCCACAGAATCTGAAAACTGCTTTTCCAGCCTTTCTGTCATTTGGGTTGTAAGAGAAATTTCAGGTACCAGGAACAGGCTTCCGTAACCATTTTTTATTGCTTCTTTTATAAGATTTATATATATTTCAGTTTTACCTGATCCTGTAACCCCTTTTAACAGGTAAAACTTCTTTCCACCATTTTTTATCGTGTCTGCAACCTTCTGCTGCTCTTCATTCAGAACAACATCATCATCGGCTATTTTACCTTCAATTTTTCCGCCTGACATTTTTTTACTGTTTACTATCAGCTTTTTTTCAATTTTAATTGCTTCTTCCTTCAGAGCCCTTTTTATTATGTCAGGTGAAAAATTTTTATCAAGTGTTGCTGTTGTGACTTCCTTTTTTTTCTGCATATAGCTGTTGAATTTTTCTATTTCACTCAATTTTTCATTACTTTTTTCAAAAAGATACATATTTTCTGTTTCTGATTCTTTATCTTCCAGATTTTTTACATATATTGCCTTTTTGGAATAATTCAGCTTTAAAGTACCAGGATACACTGTTCTTATGACATTGTAATAATCACTTATATAGTAGTCCTTTATCCACTTTATCAGCTTCATTATATTTTCCGGAATAGATAAAATAGGGGCTCTATCTATGATGAACTTTATTTTTGAAACATCTATCGATATATCTTCCTCTTTTGTTTCAGAAATAATCAGTCCTGTCTTATTTCTATTTACAAAGTTTACAATACACCATTCTCCGGGCTCATATTTCTCCGTTGATTTGTAGGTATATATATTTACATTATTTTCGACATATATTTCATAATAATACATAGTTACCCCTATTTTTTATGTTATTTTACTGCTTAATTCAATATTATCCTTACTTCTGAATTTTTATCCAGTTTTGTTCCTGGAGATGGATACTGTTCTACAACACTTCCATTTCCTGTTATCTTATATTTTGGAAATTTAATCTGAGGATATATTGAAATTATTTCCCTTAAGCTTAATCCTGTCAAGTCAGGCATTTTATTGTTATTAAACTCATTCAGCAATTTTTTCAGATCCTTCATCGGTTTCTGTTCAACTGCTTTTTCCTTTCTACTTTCTTCAATATTACCTTCCGGACTTATTCCCATGTATTTTATCAGTTTTTCCAAAACATTTCTTACAGACGGCAATGCCACCTCTCCTCCATAATGCTTTCCACCTGTTCTAGGTTCATTTATGGAAATCAGGACAATATATTTTGGATTATCCACAGGAAAAAATGCAATAAATGAACTGAAGAATTTTCTTCCTTCATACCCCTTTACGCCCGGTTTTTGGGCAGTTCCTGTTTTTCCACCAATTCTGTACCCCTTAATCTGTGCTCCTTTTCCTGTTCCCTTTGTAACAACTGCTTCCATATATTTTCTGACACGTCGTGAAGTATCTTCTTCAAATATTTTTTTTACTACAACCGGACTATTCTGTTTAACGATATTTCCCCTGTCATCTTCCAGCCTGTCAACAAGATAAGGTTTCATAAGCTTTCCATTATTTACTACTGCATTAATTGACGTTATCATCTGTATCTGTGTCATGGCAATTCCCTGACCAAAAGAAACATTCGATTTTCTTACAGGAGTCAAGTCCTTCACCGACAGCAGTTTTGGTGACATCTCAGCAAACGTATCTATTCCCGTCTTTCTCCCTGTTCCTACTTTGTCCAGATAATTCTGAAAGGTTTTTGTGTCAATCCTTGAACCTATTACAACCATTCCTACATTTGATGACGCTGCCATTAATCCTTCTATTGTGTATGTTCCTTTTTTTGAAGGATCATGCTCACCTATTAGTCTATCCTGTACTTTTATATGCCCCCCTGAATATATTGTAGAATTAGGAGTTATTACTCCTGTGTCTAATCCCATTGCAACTGTTATAGGCTTAAAAATCGATCCAGGTTCAAACATATCTGTTATTGGTCTATTTTTTACCTCAGCATTATTGCTTGCCTTCGGATAGGAAGACATTGCAAGTATTCTTCCTGTCTCTACTTCCATAATTATTCCCATTGCAGACACCGGGCTATACGTCTGAAAAGCTTTTTTCAGTTCTGCATCCATTATATCCTGCAGTATGCTGTCTATTGTTAATATTATGTTGTTTCCATTCTGAACTGAAACACTTTTTTTATTTTTTATTGCGTCCACTGTTAAGAAGTTTCCGGGATTTCTCATCCCTTCCACTACCCCGTCAGTTCCTGTAAGTTCTTCATCATAAAATTTTTCAATACCGTAAGCTCCCTTACCTTCACTGTCCAGAAAGCCTATCATTTCCTGAAAAATTTCATTTTTTATGTAATTTCTGCTGAATGATGGCTCAAAAAATACTCCTGAACTGAGGTATTTAGCGGCATCCAGCTCATCTTCTATAGCTTTTCTTTCATTGTATCCAAGTTTGTAATCTACTTTTAAATATTTTATTTTTGGATTTTTTTTCTTTAAAAGAATATCCCTTTTTACCTTATCTGTATCAAGGTCAGGAAGATTCTTCTTAAAAAGATCCATCAGCTTGTCAATATTTTCATCTTTAACTAAAGTCGGATCTAAAGCTATGGAATAGTCTTCTCCATCAAAAGCTAAAATTTCTCCGTCATTTGAAATAATTCTTCCTCTTTTTGCCAGCACCTTATACTTGCTCTTATATTGTTTTTCTCCATCTTTTTTATATTCTTCACCTTTTACAACCTGAAGAAAGAATAACCTTAAGAAAATACCAAAAAACGCAAGCACCACTCCTGCTGATATTATTGCCATACGTAGTTTAAAAGCACTTATTCTTACTTTTTTTCCTTTTTTTATCCCAGATTTCTTTTCCATATTTCTCCTAAACTAATCCAGTTTTTTCAAAATCAATTCATTTATCATTTGAGGGTTGGCTTTCCCTTTGGAAAGTCTCATAGCCTGTCCCACTAAATATTTAAGGGCATTACTTTTACCCGCCTTATAATCTTCCACAGACTGCTGATTTTCTTCCAGCACCTGCTCAACTATTTTCTCAATTTCACTGTTGTCAGTTATCTGAATCAATCCCTTTTCTTTTACTATAATTTCAGGATCCTTGTCTTCTGATAACAGCAGTTCAAAAACTTCCTTTGCTATTTTTGAGCTTATTACATTTGTTTTTATCAGGGTTATAAGCTTTGCAATATTTCCTGAAGAAACTGAAAATTTCTCAATTCCAATATTTTTTTCCTTCAGCACCCTTAAAACTTCTGTCAGCATCCAGTTTGCAGACAGTTTAGGTTCTCCTGATTCCTTTACCATTGTTTCATAGTATTCGGCAAGTTCAGGTTCCCCTGCAAGAGTTGCCGCCTCTTTTTCATTCAGTTTATATTCCCCTACAAATCTTTTTGCTTTTTCATCTGCAAATTCAGGCATTTCTTTTTTTACTTTTTCAAGCCTTTCATCAGATATGATGACTTTTGGCAGGTCAGGTTCAGGAAAGTATCTGTAATCCATTGCTTCCTCTTTACTTCTCATAGGTCTTGTAACACCCTGTTCTTCATCCCATAACCTTGTTTCCTGTATAACTCTTCCACCATTTTCAATAACTTCAATCTGTCTGCTTGTTTCATATTCTATTGCCCTTACAACAGCCTTGAAGGAGTTCAGGTTCTTAGTTTCAGTTCTTGTTCCTAAAACTGTGTCCCCTTTCTTTCTTACTGATACATTGGCATCACATCTAAGTGATCCAAGTTCCATGCTCACATCACTTACTTTTGTATATTTCAGCCTGTCCTTCAATGTATTCAGATAAGCATACGCTTCCTCGGCATTCTTTATTTCAGGCTTTGAAATTATCTCAATCAGAGGTACTGAAGCCCTGTTATAGTTTAAAAGACTTTCTGACGTTGTATGTATACTTTTTGCTGTATCTTCTTCAATCTGAATTCTTTCTATCCCCACTTCAGATTCCTTTCCACTGTTTGTCACAATATGCAGTTTCCCATTTTCAGCATATGGCTTAAAATACTGTGTTATCTGATAGTTTTTTGGTGAATCAGGATAGAAGTAGTTTTTTCTGTCAAACTGACTTTCCCCATTGATTTCACAATCCAGCGCAAGTGCAGCCTTTATGGCATAATTAAGCACTTCTTCATTCAGCTTCGGCAATGCTCCAGGCTGTCCTGTACAAATGGGACACGTGGAAACATTTGGAGCTTCATTATCATAATCGGCATTACATGAACACCATACTTTTGTTTTTGTTTTTAACTGGCAATGCACTTCCAGTCCAATGACTGTTTCATATTCCATGCTCATTTTCTGTTTTTCCTTTCGTTAATTCATTATTTTTTAGATATAATTTATTATATCCTTCTCAGAATATTACAGTTCCGGATATTCTATCTTCCCTCTTGCTTCCTCAAATTTATGGGAAACATTGAACAGTAAATCTTCCCTGAAATAATTTCCAATCAGCTGTATTCCTACAGGAAGGCCATTTACAAATCCTGCAGGAACTGAAATTGCAGGAACTCCTGCCATATTTATTGAAACAGTGTAAATATCTGCAAGATACATCTGCACAGGATCTGTATTCTTTTCACCTTTTTTAAAGGCTGTTGTAGGAGAAACAGGAGTCAATATAATGTCAACTTCATTTAATGCCTTTTCAAAGTCCTCTTTTATAAGTCTTCTCACCTGTGAAGCTTTTTTATAGTATGCATCATAGAATCCTGAACTTAATACATAGTTTCCTATCATTATTCTTCTCTTTACTTCAGGCCCGAATCCTTCACTTCTTGATTTTACATACATTTTTTCTATATTTTCATCACTTTTTCTTACACCGTATCTTACACCGTCATATCTGGAAAGATTTGATGCCGCTTCTGCTGATGAAATTATATAATAAGTTGATATTGCATATTTTGTATAAGGCAATGACACTTCCTTTACTTCAGCTCCAAGTTCCTTCAGCTGTGCCACAGCTTTATCCACAACTTCTTTTATGTCCTTATCTAGATCTTCTGTAAAGTATTCTTTAGGAAGTCCTATTTTTAAGCCTTTCAAATCATTATTCAGGCTTTTCAGATAGTCAGGCACTTCAACTTCTGCTGTTGTCGGATCTTTTTCATCATGCCCCGATATTATCTGCATAATTCTAGCCAAGTCTTCAGTTGATTTTGCCAATGCACCTATCTGGTCAAGGGAAGAACCGAATGCCATAAGACCATATCTTGATACCCTTCCGTATGTCGGTTTTATTCCTACTGTCCCTGTAAGGCTCGCAGGCTGTCTTATACTTCCTCCTGTGTCAGTTCCCAATGCTATCGGAACCATCTGTGCAGCTACTGCCGCAGCCGATCCTCCGCTGCTTCCTCCCGGCACTCTATCCAATGCCCATGGATTGGAAGCAGGCTTTATTGATGAATTTTCATTTGATGACCCCATTGCAAATTCATCCATGTTCGCTTTTCCTATTATAGGAACTCCTGCCTTCTTAAGTTTTTCCACTACTGTCGCATCGTATACCCCTTCATAATTTTTCAGAATCTGTGATGAAGCAGTAGTTAAATCACCTTTTGAAAGAATGTTATCCTTCAGTGCCACAGGAACTCCAAATAACAGTGTATTGTCATATTCTTTTCTATTATTTTCATTATTGTCATTATCGTATTTTTTAGCACTTTCCAGTGACTTTTCATTTAAAACACTTGAAAATGCCCCTACTTTATCTTCCAGCGAATCAATTCTCTGTAAAAATTCCTTCGTTACTTCTTCAGATGTAACTTCTTTATTTTTTATCATTTCAGCTATTTCACTGGCTGTTTTTCTGTATAAACTCATTTTTCCACCTTTCTTTTCCTAATCCCACCAAAAATACCAATTTCTTGATTTATACAATCCCTTTGAAAGTTCTTCCAGTTCATCATAAATTTGGAAAACTAAATCCTCACTGACTAAAAACTGCTCTACTGCCAATTTTTCTGCTTCTTCCTGTGTTTCAGGAAATTTTTCCAAATAAAATTCTATTTCAGAGTCAGTTATTGCGGCAATTCTTGCATCATATTTTTCATACCAATATTTACTGATAGCTATAATTTCTTCAGGCAAAGGACATTCGTTAAATCCACCGAATAAAAACCATCCTGGAATTTCATAAGCTTTATCTGCCGGAATCTTAAATAGTCCTACATTTTCCCTTACTTTTCCAGTTTCTCCATCAAATATTGAGTTTAAATAGAAAGTCTCATCTTCATTGAAATTTTTAAAATAATCTAGGTAGTCACTGTCATCAGAAAATTCATATTCCTCATTCAGGTACTCATTTTCTACATATTCCTGTTTTCTTTCTTTAAACCACTGATTACAATCTATTTTTTTATAATTTTCTAAAATTTCATCCCTTGCTCTTTCATATTCTTCAAAATCTGGAAACTCTTCATTGAAATAATCTTTTACTTCAACAAACACAGGAATAAACCCTTGTTTTTTCCCTTCTTCCAACAACTCAAAGTATCTTTCTGCAACTTCTGTTATTTCGCTGTCTTCACTAATTTTTTCATAGTCACATTTTATTTTTTCTGCAAGTAAGTCTATATTTTCCAATATTTTCCTCTCCTTCAAAGAAACTAATTATCGGCATTTTCTCCAACAACTTTTGGTACAATTATAAATTCATCATCACTATTTGGTGCATTTTTTAGGATATCCTTTTTAATTCCGCTATCCTTGACAACATCTTTTCTCAACACATCTTTTAAATCCAGCACGTTAAACAACGGTTCAACCTCGCTCGTATCAACGCTGTTCAATTCTTCCATGTGATCAAAAATTTTATTCAGATCTGTTCTAAATTTTTCAATCTCATTTTCTGAAAATTCCAGCTTTGACAATTTTGCTATTTTTAAAACATCTTCTTTGCTTAGCATTTTTTCTCCTTCTTCATCAATTTATTTCTGATTTTCTCTCCACTCCAATATCTCATTAAAGTTATCAAACTCAAGAAAATCAATATTTTCTTCCAAACAGAACTTAACAGCTCTTGTTCCCTTTCTTACAAAAACAAAATCAGCTGTTTCCATTGCCCTGTAATCAGACGGGCCGTCTCCTACAAAAATTACTTTATATCCCTTTTTCCGGTAGCTTTCCACAGCTTTCTTCTTATCCACTCCATAATACATTTCCTTATCCAGAAATGGATTTGTAATCTTTATTTTATTTCCTTCAAAACTGATGTCATTAGAAATAATGTCATCATCTGTCAAATTTATATTATACTTCAAAAGCGAGCCTTGTATATTAAGCCTCGTTCCTGCACTCACTATTTTAAATTCCGTACCACTTTCGACAAAATCCTTAAAACTTTCATCAATAGTAACATTCTTATCAAGAGTTGCTATATATTCTTCCCTAGTTATATTTAATGACTCAAGTCCAAATATGACAAACTCCCTCATGGTTATATCACCATTTTTGTACTTTTCCCTTATAATTTTTTTATACTCGGGATTATGAGTTTCAAGCAATGTATCTGTTGAATCTTTTCTACTTATGGTTACATCGAAATCTATTAAAAATATACTTTTATTTTCTGTCATTCATTTTCTCCAAAATCTATTTCTGACATTCCTGTCAGATTTAAAGTTCCTAAAGATTCTTTAAATACTTAATTTCATCTTCTGTCAGAGGTCTGTAATGCCCAACTTCCAAACTTCCAAGAGTAAGTTCCCCTACTTTTACTCTCTTCAGGGATTTAATTTCATATCCCAATGTTTCCAGCATTTTTCTTATCTGTCTGTTTCTTCCTTCAAAAATTGCTATTCTTATTTCTCTTTTGCTGACT
It includes:
- the gatB gene encoding Asp-tRNA(Asn)/Glu-tRNA(Gln) amidotransferase subunit GatB gives rise to the protein MSMEYETVIGLEVHCQLKTKTKVWCSCNADYDNEAPNVSTCPICTGQPGALPKLNEEVLNYAIKAALALDCEINGESQFDRKNYFYPDSPKNYQITQYFKPYAENGKLHIVTNSGKESEVGIERIQIEEDTAKSIHTTSESLLNYNRASVPLIEIISKPEIKNAEEAYAYLNTLKDRLKYTKVSDVSMELGSLRCDANVSVRKKGDTVLGTRTETKNLNSFKAVVRAIEYETSRQIEVIENGGRVIQETRLWDEEQGVTRPMRSKEEAMDYRYFPEPDLPKVIISDERLEKVKKEMPEFADEKAKRFVGEYKLNEKEAATLAGEPELAEYYETMVKESGEPKLSANWMLTEVLRVLKEKNIGIEKFSVSSGNIAKLITLIKTNVISSKIAKEVFELLLSEDKDPEIIVKEKGLIQITDNSEIEKIVEQVLEENQQSVEDYKAGKSNALKYLVGQAMRLSKGKANPQMINELILKKLD
- the ylxM gene encoding YlxM family DNA-binding protein; translated protein: MDKLDDFLRYSTLFLYYGELFSKKQKQYLELYLEEDRSLSEISEEYGITRQAVFDNIKRGFRQLDEYERKLKIFEKEKELKKKLENLKENFTKENLEKIIEDFDYNEVF
- the gatA gene encoding Asp-tRNA(Asn)/Glu-tRNA(Gln) amidotransferase subunit GatA, yielding MSLYRKTASEIAEMIKNKEVTSEEVTKEFLQRIDSLEDKVGAFSSVLNEKSLESAKKYDNDNNENNRKEYDNTLLFGVPVALKDNILSKGDLTTASSQILKNYEGVYDATVVEKLKKAGVPIIGKANMDEFAMGSSNENSSIKPASNPWALDRVPGGSSGGSAAAVAAQMVPIALGTDTGGSIRQPASLTGTVGIKPTYGRVSRYGLMAFGSSLDQIGALAKSTEDLARIMQIISGHDEKDPTTAEVEVPDYLKSLNNDLKGLKIGLPKEYFTEDLDKDIKEVVDKAVAQLKELGAEVKEVSLPYTKYAISTYYIISSAEAASNLSRYDGVRYGVRKSDENIEKMYVKSRSEGFGPEVKRRIMIGNYVLSSGFYDAYYKKASQVRRLIKEDFEKALNEVDIILTPVSPTTAFKKGEKNTDPVQMYLADIYTVSINMAGVPAISVPAGFVNGLPVGIQLIGNYFREDLLFNVSHKFEEARGKIEYPEL
- a CDS encoding HAD-IB family phosphatase, with protein sequence MTENKSIFLIDFDVTISRKDSTDTLLETHNPEYKKIIREKYKNGDITMREFVIFGLESLNITREEYIATLDKNVTIDESFKDFVESGTEFKIVSAGTRLNIQGSLLKYNINLTDDDIISNDISFEGNKIKITNPFLDKEMYYGVDKKKAVESYRKKGYKVIFVGDGPSDYRAMETADFVFVRKGTRAVKFCLEENIDFLEFDNFNEILEWRENQK
- a CDS encoding penicillin-binding protein; translation: MEKKSGIKKGKKVRISAFKLRMAIISAGVVLAFFGIFLRLFFLQVVKGEEYKKDGEKQYKSKYKVLAKRGRIISNDGEILAFDGEDYSIALDPTLVKDENIDKLMDLFKKNLPDLDTDKVKRDILLKKKNPKIKYLKVDYKLGYNERKAIEDELDAAKYLSSGVFFEPSFSRNYIKNEIFQEMIGFLDSEGKGAYGIEKFYDEELTGTDGVVEGMRNPGNFLTVDAIKNKKSVSVQNGNNIILTIDSILQDIMDAELKKAFQTYSPVSAMGIIMEVETGRILAMSSYPKASNNAEVKNRPITDMFEPGSIFKPITVAMGLDTGVITPNSTIYSGGHIKVQDRLIGEHDPSKKGTYTIEGLMAASSNVGMVVIGSRIDTKTFQNYLDKVGTGRKTGIDTFAEMSPKLLSVKDLTPVRKSNVSFGQGIAMTQIQMITSINAVVNNGKLMKPYLVDRLEDDRGNIVKQNSPVVVKKIFEEDTSRRVRKYMEAVVTKGTGKGAQIKGYRIGGKTGTAQKPGVKGYEGRKFFSSFIAFFPVDNPKYIVLISINEPRTGGKHYGGEVALPSVRNVLEKLIKYMGISPEGNIEESRKEKAVEQKPMKDLKKLLNEFNNNKMPDLTGLSLREIISIYPQIKFPKYKITGNGSVVEQYPSPGTKLDKNSEVRIILN
- the ffh gene encoding signal recognition particle protein, with the translated sequence MFNNLGDRFKDIFKKVSGQGKLTEANMKDALREVRLALLEADVNYGVAKNFVSKIREKALGEEVISGVNPTQQFVKIVHDELVEVLGGTNVQIAKSPKNPTIIMLSGLQGAGKTTFAGKLAKHLRSKGETPLLIGADVYRPAAKKQLKVLAEQVKVASFTIDESTDVNEICRKGLEEAGKIHATYVIIDTAGRLHIDEQLMGELQGIKDNFKPHEILLVVDGMTGQDAVNVAKTFNEQLDITGVVLTKLDGDTRGGAALSVKEVAGKPIKFISEGEKLDDIAPFHPDRLASRILGMGDVVSLVEKAQEAIDEKEAKKMEEKFRKNQFDFEDFLKQFKMIRKMGSIAGIMKMIPGVDTSAIDMAMAEKEMKRVEAIIFSMTVQERRDPKLLKSGSRKARIAKGSGVQVTDVNKLIKQFEQMKQMMKMFNSGAIPGLGGGMMRGKGKRKK
- a CDS encoding DUF4253 domain-containing protein, yielding MENIDLLAEKIKCDYEKISEDSEITEVAERYFELLEEGKKQGFIPVFVEVKDYFNEEFPDFEEYERARDEILENYKKIDCNQWFKERKQEYVENEYLNEEYEFSDDSDYLDYFKNFNEDETFYLNSIFDGETGKVRENVGLFKIPADKAYEIPGWFLFGGFNECPLPEEIIAISKYWYEKYDARIAAITDSEIEFYLEKFPETQEEAEKLAVEQFLVSEDLVFQIYDELEELSKGLYKSRNWYFWWD
- the priA gene encoding primosomal protein N', with the protein product MYYYEIYVENNVNIYTYKSTEKYEPGEWCIVNFVNRNKTGLIISETKEEDISIDVSKIKFIIDRAPILSIPENIMKLIKWIKDYYISDYYNVIRTVYPGTLKLNYSKKAIYVKNLEDKESETENMYLFEKSNEKLSEIEKFNSYMQKKKEVTTATLDKNFSPDIIKRALKEEAIKIEKKLIVNSKKMSGGKIEGKIADDDVVLNEEQQKVADTIKNGGKKFYLLKGVTGSGKTEIYINLIKEAIKNGYGSLFLVPEISLTTQMTERLEKQFSDSVAILHSKLTDAEKRKEWTYIRTGEKKIVIGARSAIFAPVQNLKYIIIDEEHENTYKQDNNPRYHTKNVAIKRALIEGDVKVIFGSATPSFESYYQAEKNDIELVELKERFNNAKMPTYEIVDLNNTPENFSEELLKEMSGALGRKEQVILILNRKAFANLLKCKDCGHIPVCPNCSISLSYYKYENKLKCNYCGYEKYFNGKCDACGSEKVMQIGTGTEKIEEEIKSYFPESRTVRVDSETVKTKKDYEDIYNDFKNHKYDIMLGTQIIAKGFHFPDVTLVGIINSDIILNFPDFRAGEKTFQLLTQSSGRAGRGSKDGKVIIQTFNEENEVIQNTVTGNYEGYYRKEMELRKILNYPPFGRLIIIVVSSEEEEELEKKAKKFYNILMAGLNIGTNPGGNEFVSEPFKAPIYKINGRYRYQIFIKFNRENITKVKNVIRKAMNEYKEKKIRISVDVDPVSML
- the gatC gene encoding Asp-tRNA(Asn)/Glu-tRNA(Gln) amidotransferase subunit GatC; this encodes MLSKEDVLKIAKLSKLEFSENEIEKFRTDLNKIFDHMEELNSVDTSEVEPLFNVLDLKDVLRKDVVKDSGIKKDILKNAPNSDDEFIIVPKVVGENADN